A window of Burkholderiales bacterium contains these coding sequences:
- the infA gene encoding translation initiation factor IF-1 produces the protein MPKEEMVELQGVVNEVLPNAVFRVQIENGPQITAYASGKMRKHRIRVLAGDRVTLEMSPYDLSKGRISFRHKDERTGAPPPGAMARRRTS, from the coding sequence ATGCCGAAAGAAGAAATGGTCGAATTGCAAGGGGTGGTCAACGAAGTGCTGCCGAACGCGGTGTTTCGCGTGCAGATAGAGAACGGGCCGCAAATCACCGCTTATGCATCCGGGAAGATGCGCAAGCACCGCATCCGCGTGCTCGCCGGCGACCGTGTGACGCTCGAAATGTCGCCTTACGACTTGTCGAAGGGAAGGATCTCGTTCCGGCACAAGGACGAGCGCACTGGTGCGCCGCCGCCGGGCGCCATGGCGCGCCGTCGCACCTCCTGA
- a CDS encoding DUF3379 family protein, producing MGCLEIERMLLAAPRERSAIDRMHIDRCVKCTRVAAAASELDAALETALLIAPPDSLADRLLLAHAWRQRRRKRTALTAAALVLASGLLALQLYRPPPALYTLSAKHPAVAAIAEVVREHQRVGPPAPRRPVGDELRRVGLGIPSDARAEYVGECRLGDGVRCQHIVVTSDVTQADVILAPDLPAVQRVLVADQRMVGLMNAAATGGFIVVASSPDAARRIEKLLLRSRTKPE from the coding sequence ATGGGCTGTCTGGAGATCGAACGCATGTTGCTGGCCGCGCCGCGAGAGCGCAGCGCGATCGACCGCATGCACATCGATCGCTGCGTCAAGTGCACCCGCGTCGCCGCCGCGGCCTCCGAGCTCGACGCGGCGCTGGAAACGGCGCTGCTGATCGCCCCGCCCGATTCGCTCGCGGACCGGCTGCTGCTCGCGCACGCGTGGCGGCAGCGGCGCCGGAAAAGAACCGCGCTCACGGCCGCCGCGCTGGTGCTGGCGTCGGGCCTACTCGCGCTGCAGCTCTACCGGCCGCCGCCGGCGCTGTATACGCTCAGCGCGAAGCATCCGGCGGTCGCGGCCATCGCGGAAGTCGTCCGCGAGCACCAGCGCGTGGGACCGCCCGCGCCGCGCCGCCCCGTCGGCGACGAGCTGCGCCGTGTCGGCCTCGGGATTCCCAGCGACGCGCGCGCGGAGTACGTCGGCGAGTGCCGGCTCGGCGACGGGGTGCGCTGCCAGCACATCGTCGTGACCTCGGACGTCACGCAGGCGGACGTCATCCTCGCGCCGGATCTGCCGGCGGTGCAGCGCGTGCTCGTCGCCGATCAGCGGATGGTGGGTCTCATGAACGCGGCCGCGACGGGAGGCTTCATCGTGGTCGCGAGCTCGCCGGACGCGGCGAGGCGCATCGAGAAGCTGCTCCTGCGGTCCCGGACGAAACCGGAATAG
- a CDS encoding PAS domain S-box protein translates to MKRGSWIAALLLVLSALAANLHAQEAATKRVLLISTGSRLAPGFILVDQQILGALRAPGAPRIEIYAENLDVIRFPAERTRQVFGEYLTAKYAGNPPDLVMLVFVGNLGVTARVLEDIFPGKPVIVAGYTEESFARRAFGTNVTGFAQRMNPGATLDLMLRLQPGLERIVIIGGTAPIDREMLDLATSAARRYTQRVNVEVWDGLAMDELRSRVQKLSRGTAILYTRLFRDAAGHAFISSEVAQWLGRNASVPVYTTTDTHLGTGVLGGSLASAEAFGRRAGELALHMLAGAAPSDIPFEIRTDTVPMFDARALKRWGIAESALPADSVVRYRQPSAWEEYRWHIAGALVVILIQTAMIAALFAERRHRRRAQRALQESQDLMALATEAGELGLWSRDLAGDTLWMNAPLRAMFGFGADDEVAFADIVRRIHPDDRARVEAEVELAQAEGLPFESEYCIRLPSGAERWVLTKGRTVAGAPGRESLRMGVVLDITQRKYAEEQLRESEARFRTIADTSPVMIWLSGPDARCTFVNNGWLRFTGRSLERELGDGWSESIHRADVGRVIDTYHRAFGALRPFTLDYRLRRHDGEYRNILDHGAPHYNPDGTFLGYIGTCVDVTELKLAEQSLEKQRAFLRQVIDTTPNLIFAKDRAGRFTLANRAIADVFGLQPDDLIGKTDADLNRNPEEVEFFRKIDLEVMDNVQERFIPEEKLTDARGNVRWLQTMKRPLVGLDGRADQVIGAAADITERKNTERELMEQRAQLAHVARVSLMGELAASLAHELNQPLTAILSNARAAQRFMENDAFDRDEIRDILDDVVEATARAAEVIRQMRRLVRKENEPELTAVDLGEVVREVAALVHSDAVMQDIRITLDIESGLPPVLGDRVQLQQVVLNLVMNAFDAIAERPEGERLIALRADHENGVDRVAVCDRGPGLDAGEEDRIFEPFYTTKREGLGMGLSICRSIIRAHGGTLWAANNAGPGATFYFTVPRQDA, encoded by the coding sequence ATGAAACGCGGATCCTGGATCGCCGCGCTCCTCCTCGTGCTGAGCGCGCTCGCTGCGAACCTCCACGCCCAGGAAGCCGCGACCAAGCGCGTGCTGCTCATCTCCACCGGCAGCCGGCTCGCGCCGGGTTTCATCCTGGTCGACCAGCAGATCCTCGGCGCGCTCCGGGCGCCGGGCGCCCCGCGCATCGAGATCTACGCCGAGAACCTCGACGTCATCCGGTTCCCCGCCGAGCGCACGCGGCAGGTGTTCGGCGAGTACCTCACGGCGAAATACGCCGGGAACCCGCCCGATCTCGTCATGCTGGTCTTCGTCGGCAACCTGGGCGTCACCGCCAGGGTGCTCGAGGACATCTTTCCCGGCAAACCCGTCATCGTCGCCGGCTATACCGAAGAGAGCTTCGCGCGGCGCGCGTTCGGCACGAACGTGACCGGATTCGCGCAGCGCATGAATCCCGGCGCCACGCTCGACCTGATGCTGCGCCTCCAGCCCGGGCTGGAGCGCATCGTGATCATCGGCGGCACCGCGCCGATCGACCGCGAGATGCTCGACCTCGCGACGAGCGCCGCCAGGCGCTACACGCAACGCGTGAACGTCGAAGTATGGGATGGCCTCGCCATGGACGAGCTGCGCAGCCGCGTGCAGAAGCTCTCGCGGGGAACGGCGATCCTGTACACGCGGCTCTTTCGCGATGCCGCGGGCCACGCCTTCATCTCCTCCGAAGTCGCGCAATGGCTCGGGCGCAATGCGAGCGTGCCGGTATATACCACGACCGACACCCATCTGGGCACCGGTGTATTGGGCGGATCGCTCGCGAGCGCCGAAGCGTTCGGCCGGCGCGCCGGCGAGCTCGCGCTGCACATGCTCGCCGGTGCGGCGCCGTCCGACATACCGTTCGAGATACGCACCGATACCGTGCCCATGTTCGACGCGCGCGCGTTGAAGCGCTGGGGGATCGCGGAGAGCGCGCTGCCGGCCGACAGCGTCGTGCGCTATCGGCAGCCGTCGGCGTGGGAGGAGTACCGCTGGCACATCGCCGGCGCGCTGGTCGTCATACTGATCCAGACGGCGATGATCGCGGCGCTCTTCGCCGAGCGGCGCCACCGCCGCCGCGCGCAGCGGGCGCTGCAGGAGAGCCAGGACCTGATGGCGCTCGCGACGGAAGCCGGCGAGCTCGGCCTGTGGTCGCGCGACCTCGCGGGCGACACGCTCTGGATGAATGCGCCGCTGCGCGCGATGTTCGGCTTCGGTGCCGACGACGAAGTCGCCTTCGCCGACATCGTTCGTCGCATACATCCGGACGACCGCGCCCGCGTCGAGGCAGAAGTCGAACTCGCCCAAGCCGAGGGCCTGCCTTTCGAATCGGAGTACTGTATCCGCCTGCCCAGCGGCGCGGAGCGCTGGGTACTGACCAAAGGGCGCACCGTCGCCGGCGCGCCGGGGCGCGAGTCGCTCAGGATGGGTGTGGTCCTGGACATCACCCAGCGCAAGTACGCCGAGGAGCAGTTGCGCGAGAGCGAGGCGCGCTTCCGCACGATCGCAGACACGTCGCCGGTCATGATCTGGTTGTCGGGACCCGATGCGCGCTGCACCTTCGTCAACAACGGCTGGCTGCGCTTCACCGGACGCTCGCTCGAGCGGGAGCTCGGCGACGGCTGGAGCGAAAGCATTCATCGCGCCGACGTCGGGCGCGTCATCGACACTTACCACCGCGCCTTCGGCGCACTGCGCCCATTCACGCTCGACTACCGGCTGCGCCGGCACGACGGCGAGTATCGCAACATCCTCGACCACGGCGCGCCTCACTACAATCCCGACGGCACGTTTCTCGGCTACATCGGCACGTGCGTCGACGTGACCGAGCTCAAGCTCGCCGAGCAATCGCTGGAGAAGCAGCGCGCCTTCCTGCGACAGGTCATCGATACCACGCCCAACCTGATCTTCGCCAAGGATCGCGCGGGCCGCTTCACCCTCGCCAACCGCGCCATCGCCGACGTCTTCGGCCTGCAGCCCGACGATCTCATCGGCAAGACCGACGCGGACCTCAATCGCAACCCCGAGGAAGTCGAGTTCTTCCGCAAGATCGATCTCGAGGTGATGGACAACGTGCAGGAACGCTTCATACCCGAGGAGAAGCTGACCGACGCGCGAGGCAACGTGCGCTGGCTGCAGACGATGAAGCGGCCGCTCGTCGGCCTCGACGGACGCGCCGACCAGGTGATCGGCGCCGCGGCCGACATCACCGAGCGCAAGAACACCGAGCGCGAGCTCATGGAGCAGCGCGCGCAGCTCGCGCACGTCGCGCGCGTGTCGCTCATGGGCGAGCTCGCCGCCTCCCTCGCCCACGAGCTGAACCAGCCGCTGACCGCGATCCTCAGCAACGCGCGCGCCGCGCAGCGCTTCATGGAGAACGACGCCTTCGACCGTGACGAGATCCGCGACATACTCGACGACGTCGTCGAGGCGACCGCCCGCGCCGCCGAGGTCATCCGCCAGATGAGGCGGCTCGTGAGGAAGGAGAACGAGCCCGAGCTCACCGCCGTCGACCTCGGCGAAGTCGTGCGCGAGGTCGCCGCGCTCGTGCACAGCGACGCGGTGATGCAGGACATCCGCATAACGCTCGACATCGAGAGCGGGCTGCCGCCGGTTCTCGGCGACCGGGTGCAGCTCCAGCAGGTGGTGCTGAACCTGGTCATGAACGCGTTCGACGCGATCGCCGAACGCCCCGAAGGCGAGCGCCTGATCGCCCTGCGCGCAGACCACGAAAACGGCGTCGACAGGGTCGCGGTCTGCGATCGCGGTCCAGGGCTCGACGCAGGCGAGGAAGACAGGATCTTCGAGCCGTTCTATACGACCAAGCGCGAAGGCCTCGGCATGGGGCTTTCGATCTGCCGCTCGATCATCCGGGCGCACGGCGGCACGCTGTGGGCCGCGAACAACGCGGGCCCGGGCGCGACCTTCTACTTCACGGTGCCGCGGCAGGACGCGTGA
- a CDS encoding putative sulfate/molybdate transporter has translation MERSSAPPVRAATGNRYDRSEWAGAFGDLGTLIPFVVAYTALGSLDPVGIFLGFGVALCIAGAYYRTPFPVQPMKAIGAAAATQAGVTAGTIYAAGLITGLVWLVLGLSGAARRVAALLPRPVAVGIVLGLGLGFMLEGLRAMASHWVFAAIALPVTLLLIDSRRFPVMFVLLAGGAAYQLAVSPELLAQLRSVDPQLRLPEFTWPAIGLHELGVAALMLALPQVPLTLGNAVVAIVDENNRLFPHRPVTERQVAISTGLMNIGASAIGGVPMCHGAGGMAGHVRFGAATGGAPIILGAILIAAALFFGASIMTVLKVFPQPLLGVILFLAGSQLALGSCDFSKDKGERYATLVTAAFAIWNVGIAFVAGIAVYAACRRKWVRL, from the coding sequence ATGGAGCGAAGCAGCGCACCGCCTGTACGGGCCGCAACCGGCAACCGCTACGACCGCAGCGAATGGGCGGGCGCGTTCGGCGACCTGGGAACGCTGATTCCGTTCGTGGTCGCGTACACCGCGCTCGGCAGCCTCGATCCGGTCGGCATCTTTCTGGGCTTCGGTGTCGCGCTGTGCATCGCCGGTGCGTACTACCGCACGCCGTTCCCGGTGCAGCCGATGAAAGCGATCGGCGCGGCGGCGGCGACGCAGGCGGGCGTCACCGCGGGGACGATCTATGCGGCCGGTCTCATCACCGGCCTCGTCTGGCTGGTGCTCGGTCTCTCGGGCGCGGCGCGCCGCGTGGCCGCGCTGCTTCCGCGTCCCGTCGCGGTGGGCATCGTGCTCGGACTGGGCCTGGGCTTCATGCTCGAAGGCCTGCGTGCGATGGCCTCGCACTGGGTGTTCGCCGCGATCGCGCTGCCGGTGACGCTGCTGCTGATCGACAGCCGGCGCTTTCCGGTCATGTTCGTGCTGCTCGCGGGCGGGGCGGCGTATCAGCTCGCGGTCTCCCCCGAGCTGCTCGCGCAGCTGCGCAGCGTCGACCCGCAGCTGCGGCTGCCCGAATTCACATGGCCGGCGATCGGCCTGCACGAGCTCGGCGTCGCCGCCCTGATGCTCGCCTTACCCCAGGTGCCGCTCACGCTCGGCAACGCGGTCGTCGCGATCGTCGACGAGAACAACAGGCTGTTTCCGCATCGCCCCGTGACCGAGCGGCAGGTGGCGATCTCCACCGGACTCATGAACATCGGCGCCTCGGCGATCGGCGGCGTGCCGATGTGTCACGGCGCCGGCGGCATGGCCGGCCACGTGCGCTTCGGCGCCGCGACGGGAGGCGCGCCGATCATCCTCGGCGCGATCCTGATCGCGGCGGCCTTGTTCTTCGGCGCATCGATCATGACCGTGCTGAAAGTATTCCCGCAGCCGCTGCTCGGGGTGATCCTGTTCCTCGCGGGCTCGCAGCTGGCGCTCGGATCGTGCGATTTCTCGAAGGACAAGGGCGAGCGCTACGCGACCCTCGTGACCGCCGCGTTCGCGATCTGGAACGTCGGCATCGCGTTCGTGGCGGGGATCGCGGTCTACGCCGCGTGCAGGCGCAAGTGGGTGCGCTTGTGA
- a CDS encoding tripartite tricarboxylate transporter substrate binding protein, with amino-acid sequence MKVRGAYAALAAGVLCAATAHAAQYPENPVHIIVPFSPSGGTDIQARVIADAFGRSMKQTFIVDNKPGASGLIGAQAAIEAPADGYTILFTTATLAINPTLYGRRWNVDPLQDLEPVSWITSAPLVLITHPSVPAKTVPDLVALAKKQPNLLNCAVNTPGSTSHLAAEMLKQKAGLDVTIVPFKGGGPAVKSVVAGETDYLFATGPSAASFVRNKQVRGLAVTTAKPSSAFPGLPTMNTFYPGFEADNWYAMFVRKGTPPQIVQKINAEIKKAVATPRVREFMTREGLDAVASSPAELLAQVRREMAKYGDVIRVGQIHLQ; translated from the coding sequence ATGAAAGTCCGAGGAGCTTACGCAGCGCTTGCCGCGGGCGTGCTGTGCGCGGCGACCGCGCACGCAGCCCAGTACCCCGAGAACCCGGTGCACATCATCGTGCCGTTCAGCCCGAGCGGCGGCACCGACATCCAGGCGCGCGTCATCGCCGACGCGTTCGGCCGCAGCATGAAGCAAACTTTCATCGTCGATAACAAGCCCGGCGCGAGCGGGCTCATCGGCGCGCAGGCGGCGATCGAAGCGCCGGCGGACGGCTACACCATCCTCTTCACCACCGCGACCCTCGCGATCAACCCGACGCTGTACGGCAGACGCTGGAACGTCGATCCGCTGCAGGACCTCGAGCCGGTGAGCTGGATCACTTCCGCGCCGCTGGTGCTGATCACGCACCCGAGCGTGCCGGCAAAGACGGTACCGGATCTCGTCGCGCTCGCGAAGAAGCAGCCGAACCTGCTGAACTGCGCGGTGAACACGCCGGGGAGCACGAGCCATCTCGCGGCCGAGATGCTCAAGCAGAAAGCGGGGCTGGACGTGACCATCGTACCGTTCAAGGGCGGCGGACCGGCGGTCAAGTCGGTGGTCGCGGGCGAGACCGACTACCTCTTCGCGACCGGTCCGTCTGCGGCGAGCTTCGTGCGCAACAAGCAGGTGCGAGGACTCGCGGTGACCACCGCGAAGCCGTCCTCCGCCTTCCCGGGACTGCCGACCATGAACACCTTCTATCCGGGGTTCGAGGCGGACAACTGGTACGCGATGTTCGTGCGCAAGGGCACGCCGCCGCAGATCGTGCAGAAGATCAACGCCGAGATCAAAAAGGCGGTGGCGACGCCGCGCGTCAGGGAATTCATGACGCGCGAAGGCCTCGACGCGGTCGCGAGCTCGCCCGCGGAGCTTCTCGCGCAGGTCAGGCGCGAGATGGCGAAATACGGCGATGTCATCCGGGTCGGACAGATCCATCTGCAATGA
- a CDS encoding DUF2950 domain-containing protein, which translates to MTHAIYRFLVTFVAALALVAAAPAPTFAAEKSTQTTFKSAEQAMEAIAAALAKDDMKTLRAMLGPDGEAILNSGDPVEDKETRQRFTTAYNEAHKIDLKGNTAWIVVGKDDWPMPIPVVQGKDGWRFDTKAGREELLNRRVGRNELNTMQAVLAYIDAQNEYYVRNPENAPLLHYAQKFVSTKGKRDGLYFPTRAGEKVSPLGPLFDARHAAGAIQEDHGGKPGPYHGYLFRILKGQGKAAPGGAYDYVVRGKMIGGFAVIAYPATYGNSGVMTFIANQDGVIYEKDLGADTARLAQKIARFDPDRTWKKRDK; encoded by the coding sequence ATGACGCATGCGATCTATCGATTCCTGGTGACGTTCGTCGCGGCGCTCGCGCTCGTCGCGGCGGCGCCGGCGCCGACGTTCGCGGCGGAGAAGAGCACGCAGACGACGTTCAAGAGCGCCGAGCAGGCGATGGAAGCGATCGCCGCCGCGCTCGCCAAGGACGACATGAAGACGCTGCGGGCGATGCTCGGTCCCGACGGCGAAGCGATCCTGAACTCCGGCGACCCGGTCGAGGACAAGGAGACGCGCCAGCGCTTCACCACCGCGTACAACGAAGCGCACAAGATCGACCTGAAAGGCAACACCGCGTGGATCGTCGTCGGCAAGGACGACTGGCCGATGCCGATCCCGGTCGTCCAGGGCAAGGACGGCTGGCGCTTCGACACCAAGGCGGGCAGGGAAGAGCTGCTCAACCGCCGCGTCGGGCGCAACGAGCTCAATACCATGCAGGCGGTGCTCGCCTACATCGACGCCCAGAACGAGTACTACGTGCGCAACCCGGAGAACGCGCCGCTCCTGCACTACGCGCAGAAGTTCGTGAGCACCAAGGGCAAGCGTGACGGGTTGTACTTCCCGACCAGGGCGGGCGAGAAGGTGAGCCCGTTAGGGCCGCTCTTCGACGCGCGGCACGCCGCGGGTGCGATCCAGGAAGACCACGGCGGCAAGCCGGGGCCGTATCACGGCTACCTGTTCAGGATACTCAAAGGGCAGGGCAAGGCCGCGCCCGGCGGCGCCTACGACTACGTCGTGCGCGGCAAGATGATCGGCGGCTTTGCGGTGATCGCGTATCCCGCCACCTACGGCAACTCGGGCGTGATGACGTTCATCGCGAATCAGGACGGCGTGATCTACGAGAAGGACCTCGGCGCCGACACCGCCAGGCTCGCGCAGAAGATCGCGCGCTTCGATCCGGACCGCACCTGGAAGAAGCGCGACAAATGA
- a CDS encoding response regulator translates to MKPLRPWAVWSRWGLIPRLMAAVGFASLIGGGIQNYLLVTEGAAEHGARHERELAETLQFLAPLVADQAVLGDYAAIEQLLKQQTRKLEILQLTWTDKSGRNLKAYEESETLLAPKWFTALVPIGHVEANFEVQSGGADYGSLYGEMSRNPASNRLWSQFVHQLQIVFATLLLTLQVIWLIFRGNLGTLRMLALSANRFSSGEHAVRVKSDGAPEVRTAADAFNNMADNIEGLIASLGHSEENNRRLAAIVKQSSEAIWTNDLTGRITTWNAGASALFGYGADDAVGQCLKLDAKAGPIDEALRFARVQGGETFSYETVARTMDGREIDVEVAAAPLHDENDNVVGKISVAHDVTARNRAQAELSAARVAAEAANRAKSSFLAKMSHEIRTPMNGVLGMTELLLETDLTSTQRRFAETVQRSGTSLLAIINDILDFSKIEAGKLELERIDFDLRQTVEDTIELLAERAHSKGLELALSLPVDLPSRLKGDPLRLGQVLTNLIGNAIKFTQEGEVSLRIAACADEAHELRLRFDVTDTGQGISAEAQARIFETFSQADGSTTRKHGGTGLGLAISKQLVEMMGGNLSVESTPGVGATFRFEVSFEKCARPVEADQRNLLEGRKALIVTGNATTQSTLASQLTSWGMSNRTVETAQHAIEQLTLSAARGAPFDVAIVDSALAGEGALSVARRVQSDAALNGVRVIMLLPVGVARLAQLREAGAWSCVTKPVRQSAFYDALVGALHGASAAAPQRAAQVDPKPAQGVERGRLLLAEDNLVNQQVALAMLKREGFDVTVANNGAEALHAYHGGDFDVVLMDCHMPEMDGFEATRQIRCSETETGRKRIPIIALTANAMQQDRDECLKAGMDDHLSKPYTRVQMRAALDRWVRENAPAAA, encoded by the coding sequence ATGAAACCGCTCCGGCCGTGGGCCGTGTGGTCGAGGTGGGGGCTCATTCCTCGCCTCATGGCCGCGGTCGGATTTGCGAGCCTCATCGGCGGCGGCATCCAGAACTATCTGCTCGTCACCGAAGGCGCGGCCGAGCACGGCGCGCGGCACGAGCGCGAGCTCGCCGAAACGCTGCAGTTCCTCGCGCCGCTCGTCGCCGACCAGGCGGTGCTCGGCGACTACGCCGCGATCGAGCAGCTGCTGAAGCAGCAGACGCGCAAGCTCGAGATCCTCCAGCTCACGTGGACCGACAAGAGCGGCCGCAATCTCAAGGCGTACGAGGAGAGCGAAACCCTGCTCGCGCCCAAATGGTTCACCGCGCTCGTGCCGATCGGCCACGTGGAAGCGAACTTCGAGGTCCAGAGCGGCGGCGCCGACTACGGCAGTCTCTACGGCGAGATGAGCCGCAATCCCGCGAGCAACCGCTTGTGGTCGCAATTCGTCCACCAGCTCCAGATCGTGTTCGCCACCCTGCTGCTGACGCTGCAGGTGATCTGGCTGATCTTCCGGGGCAACCTGGGCACGCTGCGCATGCTCGCGCTGTCGGCCAACCGCTTCAGCTCGGGCGAGCACGCGGTGCGCGTGAAATCGGACGGCGCGCCCGAAGTGCGCACGGCCGCGGACGCGTTCAACAACATGGCCGACAACATCGAGGGATTGATCGCCTCGCTCGGCCACTCCGAAGAGAACAACCGCCGCCTCGCCGCGATCGTGAAGCAGTCGTCCGAGGCGATCTGGACCAACGACCTCACCGGGCGCATTACGACCTGGAACGCCGGTGCGAGCGCCCTCTTCGGCTACGGCGCCGACGATGCGGTCGGCCAGTGCCTCAAGCTCGACGCGAAAGCCGGCCCGATCGACGAGGCGCTGCGCTTCGCGCGCGTGCAGGGCGGCGAGACGTTCTCGTACGAGACGGTCGCCCGCACGATGGACGGCCGCGAGATCGACGTCGAGGTCGCGGCGGCGCCGCTGCACGACGAGAACGACAACGTCGTCGGCAAGATCAGCGTCGCGCACGACGTCACCGCGAGGAACCGGGCCCAGGCGGAGCTCTCCGCCGCGCGCGTCGCCGCGGAAGCGGCGAACCGCGCGAAGTCGAGCTTCCTCGCCAAGATGAGCCACGAGATCCGCACGCCGATGAACGGCGTGCTGGGGATGACCGAGCTCCTGCTCGAGACCGACCTCACGTCCACGCAGCGCCGCTTCGCCGAGACGGTGCAGCGCTCGGGCACGTCGCTCCTCGCCATCATCAACGACATCCTCGACTTCTCCAAGATCGAAGCCGGCAAGCTCGAGCTCGAGCGCATCGACTTCGACCTGCGCCAGACGGTCGAGGACACCATCGAGCTGCTCGCGGAGCGCGCGCACAGCAAGGGGCTCGAGCTCGCGTTGAGCCTGCCGGTCGATCTGCCTTCCCGCCTCAAGGGCGATCCGCTGCGCCTGGGCCAGGTGCTGACGAACCTCATCGGCAACGCGATCAAGTTCACGCAGGAAGGCGAAGTGTCGCTGCGCATCGCGGCGTGCGCCGACGAGGCGCACGAACTGAGGCTGCGCTTCGACGTAACCGACACCGGTCAGGGGATCAGCGCCGAAGCGCAGGCGCGCATCTTCGAGACGTTCTCGCAGGCCGACGGATCCACCACGCGCAAGCATGGCGGCACCGGACTGGGTCTGGCGATCAGCAAACAGCTCGTCGAGATGATGGGCGGCAACCTCAGCGTCGAATCGACGCCCGGTGTCGGCGCGACCTTCCGGTTCGAGGTGAGCTTCGAGAAGTGCGCGCGGCCGGTCGAAGCCGATCAGCGCAACCTGCTCGAAGGGCGCAAGGCGCTGATCGTCACCGGCAACGCGACGACGCAGAGCACCCTCGCTTCGCAGCTCACGAGCTGGGGCATGTCGAACCGTACGGTCGAGACCGCCCAGCACGCGATCGAGCAGCTGACGCTGTCCGCCGCGCGCGGCGCGCCGTTCGACGTCGCGATCGTCGACAGCGCGCTCGCCGGCGAAGGCGCCCTGAGCGTCGCGCGGCGGGTGCAGTCGGACGCCGCGCTGAACGGCGTGCGCGTGATCATGCTGCTCCCGGTCGGGGTCGCCCGCCTGGCGCAGCTGCGCGAAGCCGGCGCGTGGTCGTGCGTCACCAAGCCGGTGCGGCAGTCCGCGTTCTACGATGCGCTGGTCGGCGCGTTGCACGGCGCGTCGGCGGCGGCACCGCAGCGCGCGGCGCAGGTCGATCCGAAACCCGCGCAGGGCGTCGAGCGCGGCCGGCTGCTGCTCGCCGAAGACAACCTCGTCAACCAGCAGGTCGCGCTGGCGATGCTCAAGCGCGAAGGCTTCGACGTCACCGTCGCGAACAACGGCGCCGAAGCGCTGCACGCGTACCATGGCGGCGATTTCGACGTCGTCCTCATGGACTGTCACATGCCCGAGATGGACGGCTTCGAAGCGACGCGGCAGATCCGCTGCAGCGAGACGGAGACCGGACGCAAGCGCATCCCGATCATCGCGCTCACCGCGAACGCGATGCAGCAGGACCGCGACGAATGCCTGAAGGCCGGCATGGACGATCACCTGTCGAAGCCCTACACCCGCGTGCAGATGCGCGCCGCGCTCGACCGCTGGGTGCGCGAGAACGCGCCCGCGGCGGCGTAA
- a CDS encoding AraC family transcriptional regulator has translation MTRTAMMTVNAATGLLPAIAAAGGDPDAVLRAARLDRATLERVDALIPSSAFARLLDQAARSTGDECFGLHFGERFDARDLGLLAYVVLNSPTVAAAMYNIGRYVHLHNSGLRMSFGTEGRRACLRYRVSDGPQHEVRQQNEYSMAVLWLTLRGITEGDWAPAAVEFAHDTPGPCRYERVFGCAARFSCPSNALVLEHDFVERRVRAADHKLYRALRRQFDRLLARFPRRDDMLDTVRRAIGESLESGDARLESVAAKLATSPRTLERRLKEHGISYRELVSETRRHYAVGYLQDAKHTVTEIAFRLGYSEVSAFNRAFKRWTGGTPVAYRQSALARAAGERAPELTRPAAAP, from the coding sequence ATGACACGCACCGCGATGATGACGGTCAACGCAGCGACGGGCCTGCTGCCGGCGATCGCCGCGGCGGGCGGCGACCCCGACGCGGTCCTGCGCGCGGCACGCCTCGACCGCGCCACGCTCGAGCGCGTCGACGCGCTGATACCGAGCAGCGCGTTCGCGCGCCTGCTCGATCAGGCCGCGCGCTCCACCGGTGACGAGTGCTTCGGGCTGCACTTCGGCGAGCGCTTCGACGCGCGAGACCTCGGGCTGCTCGCGTACGTGGTGCTCAATTCGCCGACCGTCGCGGCCGCGATGTACAACATCGGCCGTTACGTGCATCTGCACAACAGCGGCCTGCGCATGTCGTTCGGCACCGAAGGCCGTCGCGCGTGCCTGCGCTATCGCGTGAGCGACGGACCGCAGCATGAAGTGCGCCAGCAGAACGAGTACAGCATGGCGGTGCTGTGGCTGACGCTGCGCGGCATCACCGAAGGCGACTGGGCGCCGGCCGCCGTCGAGTTCGCGCACGACACGCCCGGGCCGTGCCGCTACGAGCGTGTCTTCGGCTGCGCCGCGCGCTTCAGCTGTCCTTCCAACGCGCTCGTGCTGGAGCACGATTTCGTCGAGAGGCGCGTGCGCGCCGCGGACCACAAGCTCTACCGCGCGCTGCGGCGGCAGTTCGACCGCCTGCTCGCGCGCTTCCCGCGGCGCGACGACATGCTCGATACCGTGAGGCGCGCCATCGGCGAGTCGCTGGAGAGCGGCGACGCCAGGCTCGAAAGCGTCGCCGCGAAGCTCGCGACCAGCCCGCGCACGCTGGAGCGCCGTCTGAAGGAGCACGGCATCTCGTACCGCGAGCTCGTGAGCGAGACGCGCAGGCACTACGCGGTCGGCTACCTCCAGGACGCGAAGCACACGGTCACCGAGATCGCTTTCCGCCTGGGCTATTCCGAAGTGAGCGCGTTCAACCGCGCGTTCAAGCGCTGGACCGGCGGGACGCCGGTTGCGTACCGGCAGAGCGCGCTCGCACGCGCCGCCGGCGAGCGCGCGCCGGAGCTCACGCGTCCTGCCGCGGCACCGTGA